Proteins encoded within one genomic window of Christensenellaceae bacterium:
- the nifJ gene encoding pyruvate:ferredoxin (flavodoxin) oxidoreductase, giving the protein MKITVDGNQAAATAAYAFSDMAAIYPITPSSAMSELADEMQSRQIKNLFNETVSVTQFQSEGGAAGAVHGALSAGSLATTFTCSQGLLLMIPNMYKIAGELLPAVFHVSARTLSTHALSIFGDHSDVMACRATGFAMLNSTSVQEAMDMAAIAHITALKSSVPFIHFFDGFRTSHEINKIDNLEQGTLKKLLPMDAVIAFKARGLSSTKPHQQGTAQNPDIFFQNREASNTYYSSVEKHLKNTFEEFANLTGRKYSSVEYFGAPDAIDIIVIMASGYHTAKQTAAELNKLGKKTGVVLIRLYRPFPADSFIKALPKTVKNLSVLDRTKECGAGGEPLYKDICTAMLDGGASAGSACFASKSNFLREINVFGGIYGLGGKEFTPAMVKAVFDNMASKTPKQKFTVGITDDVSHTSLPVEKFNLNSGGTSCKFYGLGSDGTVSANKNSIKIIGENTDLNCQGYFEFDSKKSGSLTISHLRFGKLDIDAPYLIDNADFAACHNINYIGKYDMLNDLKSGGTFLLNSPYSADMLGTILPDNFLTQLKQKKINFYIIDANRIAQENRLGGRINVIMQASFFYLTKIMPYSKVEELLIDAAQKTYKKKGEAILRANTAAIKATTAGLVRVDLSKFTASSKLKQKSNDEYYNSFILPIERKLGDTLPVSQFDPRGRVPTNTSKFEKRGISIESPCWIKQNCIQCNMCSFVCPHAAIRPVLVKNSDIKDAPSTFDTLHAMGVPEHQFRIQINVADCTGCENCVKVCPAKEKALKMTNSVKLNKAEETNYNFSQTLPENPQTIFKSNTLKGSQFIKPLFEFSGACAGCGETPYIKLATQLFGKRMLIANATGCSSIYGGSAPSCPYAQNSMGHGPAWASSLFEDNAEFGLGIYLAKKKDREALKTRVTEFVKTNPEHKATTLLNEWLQSFDDGEKSYELAQKLTPITKDIAEFSLYQNSFTKESTWLIGGDGWAYDIGFGGLDHVLASGENVNILVLDTEVYSNTGGQTSKSTPLSATAKFSMGGKRTPKKDLGLIAMTYNNVYVAQIGMGADMNQTVKAMWEAEQHDGPSIIIAYSPCINHGINMNEAQNEIKKAVECGYWHLYRYNPSLLEQNKNPFTLDSNPPTRDYLEFLEGESRYAALKKIDPKLATELHLLSKESAEQRYKRYLELANKKF; this is encoded by the coding sequence ATGAAAATTACAGTAGATGGAAATCAGGCAGCGGCAACGGCCGCATATGCCTTCAGTGATATGGCAGCGATTTATCCCATTACTCCAAGCTCGGCAATGTCAGAGCTTGCTGATGAAATGCAGAGCCGTCAGATAAAAAATCTTTTTAATGAAACGGTAAGTGTCACTCAGTTTCAAAGCGAAGGGGGTGCAGCGGGCGCTGTTCACGGGGCACTTAGTGCCGGCTCTCTTGCCACAACTTTCACATGCTCGCAGGGGTTGCTGCTTATGATACCCAATATGTATAAAATCGCAGGTGAGCTTTTGCCCGCGGTATTCCATGTTTCAGCGCGTACACTCTCAACCCATGCCCTATCCATCTTTGGCGATCACAGCGATGTTATGGCGTGCAGGGCCACAGGGTTTGCAATGCTAAACAGCACCTCGGTGCAGGAGGCCATGGATATGGCGGCGATTGCTCATATAACCGCCCTTAAAAGCAGCGTGCCGTTTATACACTTTTTTGATGGGTTCAGAACAAGCCACGAAATCAACAAAATTGACAACCTTGAACAAGGCACACTAAAAAAACTTCTGCCTATGGACGCAGTGATTGCTTTCAAAGCACGGGGTCTAAGTTCAACAAAGCCACACCAGCAGGGCACCGCTCAAAATCCTGATATATTCTTTCAAAACAGAGAAGCTTCAAACACCTATTATTCAAGCGTAGAAAAGCATCTTAAAAATACCTTTGAGGAGTTTGCTAATCTAACAGGGCGGAAATATAGCAGCGTTGAATATTTCGGTGCCCCTGACGCCATAGACATTATCGTAATTATGGCAAGCGGATATCACACCGCTAAACAGACGGCAGCTGAACTTAACAAGCTCGGCAAAAAAACAGGTGTAGTGCTTATCAGGCTTTACAGGCCCTTTCCAGCCGACAGTTTTATAAAGGCCCTGCCCAAAACTGTAAAAAACCTTTCGGTGCTTGACCGCACAAAGGAATGCGGCGCCGGAGGTGAACCGCTATATAAGGACATATGCACAGCTATGCTTGACGGTGGGGCATCCGCTGGCAGTGCCTGTTTTGCATCAAAATCCAATTTTCTTCGTGAAATAAATGTCTTCGGCGGTATATATGGCCTTGGCGGAAAGGAATTTACTCCGGCTATGGTCAAAGCTGTCTTTGACAACATGGCAAGCAAAACACCCAAACAAAAGTTTACTGTCGGCATAACCGATGACGTATCACACACCTCTCTGCCGGTTGAAAAATTTAACCTAAACAGCGGCGGCACTTCCTGCAAGTTCTATGGGCTTGGCAGCGACGGAACAGTCAGTGCTAACAAAAACTCCATTAAAATAATAGGTGAAAACACTGACCTCAATTGTCAGGGATACTTTGAGTTTGACTCCAAAAAATCAGGAAGTCTCACCATTTCGCATCTGCGGTTTGGAAAGCTTGACATAGATGCACCCTATCTCATAGACAATGCCGATTTTGCGGCCTGTCACAACATAAATTATATAGGCAAATATGATATGCTAAACGACCTCAAAAGCGGCGGCACCTTCCTGCTTAACTCCCCTTATTCAGCAGATATGTTAGGCACAATTCTACCCGACAACTTTTTGACGCAGCTCAAACAAAAGAAAATCAACTTTTATATAATAGACGCCAACCGGATTGCCCAAGAAAATCGTCTGGGCGGACGCATTAACGTAATTATGCAGGCGAGCTTTTTTTACCTTACAAAAATCATGCCCTATTCAAAAGTTGAAGAACTTCTGATTGACGCCGCGCAAAAAACATATAAGAAGAAAGGCGAAGCCATACTTCGGGCCAATACAGCAGCGATAAAAGCAACTACCGCAGGCCTTGTCAGGGTTGACCTAAGTAAATTTACGGCAAGCAGCAAGTTAAAACAAAAAAGCAATGATGAATACTACAATTCATTTATACTGCCAATTGAGCGTAAGCTTGGAGACACTCTGCCTGTGTCACAGTTTGACCCGCGCGGAAGAGTTCCCACAAATACCTCCAAGTTTGAAAAGCGAGGAATTTCAATCGAAAGCCCTTGCTGGATAAAACAAAATTGTATTCAATGCAACATGTGTTCCTTCGTTTGCCCTCACGCAGCAATACGGCCTGTTCTTGTAAAAAACAGCGATATAAAAGATGCCCCATCAACTTTTGACACCCTCCATGCCATGGGCGTGCCGGAGCATCAGTTTAGAATACAAATCAACGTCGCTGACTGCACGGGATGTGAAAACTGTGTCAAAGTGTGCCCCGCCAAAGAAAAGGCACTCAAGATGACAAACAGCGTAAAGCTCAACAAAGCCGAAGAGACAAATTATAACTTCTCTCAAACACTGCCTGAAAACCCACAGACCATATTCAAATCAAACACACTCAAGGGCAGTCAGTTTATCAAGCCTCTGTTTGAATTTAGCGGTGCATGTGCCGGCTGCGGCGAAACGCCGTATATCAAACTTGCAACACAGTTGTTTGGAAAGCGTATGCTTATCGCCAACGCCACAGGCTGCAGCAGCATATACGGAGGCTCGGCCCCCAGCTGTCCATATGCACAGAACTCAATGGGTCACGGCCCCGCTTGGGCAAGCAGTCTGTTTGAAGACAACGCAGAGTTCGGGCTTGGTATATACCTAGCCAAAAAGAAAGACCGTGAGGCACTAAAAACCCGTGTGACCGAATTTGTTAAAACCAACCCCGAACACAAAGCAACAACTCTTTTAAATGAATGGCTGCAAAGCTTTGATGACGGTGAAAAGTCTTATGAGCTCGCACAAAAGTTGACGCCTATAACAAAGGATATCGCCGAGTTTAGTTTGTATCAAAACAGTTTCACAAAAGAAAGCACCTGGCTTATCGGAGGCGACGGCTGGGCATATGATATAGGCTTTGGCGGCCTCGACCATGTTCTGGCAAGCGGCGAAAACGTAAACATTCTGGTGCTTGACACCGAGGTTTATAGCAACACCGGCGGTCAAACCTCAAAATCTACTCCGCTCAGTGCCACTGCAAAGTTTAGCATGGGCGGAAAGCGAACTCCAAAAAAAGACCTGGGGCTGATTGCTATGACATATAACAATGTATATGTTGCTCAAATAGGAATGGGCGCTGATATGAACCAGACAGTAAAGGCTATGTGGGAGGCTGAGCAGCACGACGGGCCAAGTATCATTATCGCCTACTCACCCTGCATTAACCACGGCATAAATATGAACGAAGCACAAAACGAAATCAAAAAAGCTGTCGAGTGTGGTTATTGGCACCTATATCGCTATAACCCATCGCTTTTAGAACAGAATAAAAATCCGTTTACTCTTGATAGTAACCCACCAACAAGAGATTATCTCGAATTCTTGGAAGGTGAAAGCCGATATGCTGCTCTTAAAAAGATTGACCCAAAACTAGCAACAGAGCTTCACCTGCTTAGCAAAGAGTCTGCCGAGCAGCGATATAAAAGATATTTAGAGTTGGCAAACAAGAAATTTTGA
- the truA gene encoding tRNA pseudouridine(38-40) synthase TruA: MKNIQLILEYLGTNYNGYQKQKNGKSVQSELERAIKEALDETPVIYASGRTDAGVHAKGQVVNFVTDTTIPSDKIAVKLNMYLPKDISIIESREVSKDFNARFWAVAKEYQYRICKSEHMSIFEKDRAMHYPYKLDMDKLKEAAGKLVGEHDFGGFQASKSDLKGDSIRKIIRADFEEKDHGILIFKIRGTGFLYNMVRIIVGTLLDIGSGKKDMGIIDKIFETKDRTLAGKTVPACGLYLKRVYYNNGEAKTLDENSYSYQRAKLYYKHTVEGTVFKKARGIIVDGNEIVAICEIKPKGKVYFVTGGGVEEGEAPEAAMVREAKEEMNADVKVIKLLYILKERFVKQMFEFKIDCERHTYYYLCCLVGGDLDIIGREEFDGDQFEVARLPKKMVNKLLIPRPVQKAFFRNEKIREKRRNKHEPL; the protein is encoded by the coding sequence ATGAAGAATATTCAATTGATTTTAGAATATTTAGGCACCAATTATAACGGATATCAAAAGCAGAAAAACGGAAAAAGCGTTCAAAGTGAACTCGAGCGGGCAATAAAGGAGGCCTTGGACGAGACGCCTGTGATTTATGCCAGCGGCCGGACGGATGCCGGCGTTCACGCCAAGGGGCAAGTAGTAAATTTTGTGACAGATACAACTATTCCGTCTGACAAGATAGCTGTCAAGCTTAATATGTATTTGCCAAAGGATATCAGTATAATTGAAAGCAGAGAAGTGAGCAAGGATTTTAATGCCCGCTTTTGGGCTGTTGCCAAGGAATATCAATATAGAATATGCAAGAGTGAGCATATGAGCATATTTGAAAAAGACAGGGCTATGCATTACCCCTATAAGCTTGATATGGACAAGCTGAAAGAAGCTGCCGGCAAGCTTGTCGGCGAGCACGACTTCGGCGGATTTCAGGCAAGCAAAAGCGACCTTAAGGGGGATAGCATACGCAAGATTATACGCGCCGACTTTGAAGAAAAAGACCACGGTATTTTGATTTTTAAGATAAGAGGTACGGGATTTTTGTATAATATGGTGCGCATAATTGTGGGCACTCTTCTTGATATTGGCAGCGGCAAAAAAGATATGGGTATAATCGACAAAATTTTTGAAACTAAAGATCGTACTCTGGCCGGAAAAACCGTTCCTGCTTGCGGACTATATTTGAAGAGAGTATATTATAACAACGGCGAAGCAAAAACGCTGGATGAAAACTCATATTCGTATCAGCGGGCAAAGTTGTATTATAAGCATACTGTTGAAGGCACGGTATTTAAAAAAGCCAGAGGTATTATTGTTGATGGTAATGAGATTGTAGCTATTTGTGAGATAAAGCCCAAAGGCAAGGTATATTTTGTGACAGGCGGCGGCGTTGAAGAAGGTGAGGCTCCCGAAGCTGCGATGGTGCGCGAAGCCAAAGAAGAGATGAACGCCGACGTAAAAGTAATAAAACTGCTGTATATTTTAAAAGAACGTTTCGTTAAGCAGATGTTTGAGTTTAAGATAGATTGTGAGAGGCATACATACTATTATCTTTGCTGTCTTGTTGGCGGCGACCTTGATATAATTGGGCGGGAAGAGTTTGATGGCGACCAATTTGAGGTTGCAAGACTTCCTAAAAAAATGGTAAACAAGCTCCTAATCCCCAGACCTGTTCAGAAAGCCTTTTTCAGAAACGAAAAGATAAGAGAAAAGAGACGAAATAAGCACGAACCTTTATAG
- the rplM gene encoding 50S ribosomal protein L13 has protein sequence MKTYMAKPGQVQSSWYIVDAAGIPLGRVATQVATLLRSKHRPEYTPHVDIGDSVVVVNSDKLVLTGNKLEQKIHYTHSGYPGGLKSTKYAIMMEKKSDEALKLAVKGMLAKNSIGRKQIKRLKVYKDGTHPHEAQKPVAVKLKGGRI, from the coding sequence ATGAAAACATATATGGCAAAGCCGGGACAGGTACAGAGTTCATGGTATATTGTTGATGCTGCGGGAATTCCTCTGGGTAGAGTTGCTACTCAGGTGGCAACGCTTCTACGAAGCAAACACAGACCTGAATATACTCCGCATGTTGATATCGGCGACAGCGTAGTGGTTGTGAACAGCGACAAGTTGGTGCTTACGGGTAACAAATTGGAGCAGAAAATACACTATACTCACTCAGGCTACCCGGGCGGACTTAAAAGTACTAAGTATGCTATTATGATGGAAAAAAAGAGTGATGAAGCGCTTAAGCTTGCCGTCAAGGGCATGCTTGCAAAAAACAGCATCGGAAGAAAACAAATCAAACGCCTTAAGGTTTATAAAGACGGCACTCATCCGCATGAGGCTCAGAAACCTGTGGCTGTTAAGTTGAAAGGAGGCAGAATCTGA
- the rpsI gene encoding 30S ribosomal protein S9, with protein MSTGRRKKSVARVRLYAGGSGKITINDIDIDKYLNLDTLKLIVRQPMVLTGTADKYDVIVNVYGGGQSGQAGAIRHGIARALLKESETYRAELKKAGFLTRDSRMKERKKYGLKKARRAPQFSKR; from the coding sequence ATTTCAACGGGCAGACGTAAAAAATCGGTTGCAAGAGTAAGACTTTACGCCGGCGGTAGCGGAAAAATCACTATCAATGACATTGACATTGACAAGTACCTCAACCTTGATACTCTTAAGCTTATTGTAAGGCAGCCTATGGTACTGACCGGAACTGCTGACAAATATGACGTGATTGTAAATGTTTACGGCGGCGGACAGAGCGGACAAGCCGGAGCTATAAGACACGGAATTGCAAGAGCGCTTTTGAAAGAAAGTGAGACCTATAGAGCCGAGCTTAAGAAAGCAGGTTTCCTGACTCGTGACAGCCGTATGAAAGAGCGTAAAAAATACGGTCTTAAAAAGGCAAGAAGAGCACCGCAGTTCAGCAAGAGATAA
- a CDS encoding FAD-dependent oxidoreductase yields MNSFDLLILGAGPAGFSAAIYAKRAGLNVGIIEKSVPGGAVAITQEVCNYPGIKSIGGMELAAQMFEHMTSLGVEIIFDEVVSTDFSGKEKFIKCLKGEYTAKTVLIAIGAAARKLNLNNERDYLGRGLSYCATCDGTLFKGKTVAVVGGGNSALEDAVYMSGLADKVYLIHRRGEFRGDDILEKTVRANQNVELMLYSRISALEGKPNLKQIELENIQDGTTKKLNTEGVFVAIGRGPDTEVIDKNVAKNEAGYIIADEKMRTNIEGVYVAGDIRDTPLRQIVTATADGAIAATSAFGFIKSGKFR; encoded by the coding sequence ATGAACAGTTTTGATTTGCTTATTTTGGGGGCGGGACCTGCGGGATTTTCTGCGGCGATTTATGCTAAGCGCGCAGGGTTGAATGTAGGTATCATTGAGAAATCGGTGCCGGGTGGGGCCGTAGCCATTACACAGGAGGTGTGTAATTATCCGGGTATAAAGTCAATTGGAGGCATGGAGCTTGCCGCTCAAATGTTTGAGCATATGACAAGTCTGGGCGTTGAAATTATTTTTGATGAGGTTGTCTCCACAGATTTTAGCGGTAAAGAGAAGTTCATAAAATGCCTTAAAGGTGAATATACTGCAAAGACTGTGCTTATAGCAATCGGAGCTGCGGCCAGAAAGCTTAATCTGAATAATGAAAGAGACTATCTGGGCAGAGGGCTGAGTTATTGTGCCACATGCGACGGAACATTGTTTAAAGGCAAGACGGTGGCGGTTGTAGGCGGCGGAAACAGTGCACTTGAGGATGCCGTTTATATGAGCGGACTTGCAGATAAAGTATATTTAATTCATCGCAGGGGTGAGTTTAGGGGAGATGATATCCTCGAAAAAACAGTGAGAGCAAACCAAAATGTGGAGCTGATGCTGTATAGCCGCATCAGTGCGCTTGAAGGAAAGCCAAACCTGAAACAGATTGAACTTGAAAATATTCAAGACGGCACCACAAAAAAACTGAATACAGAAGGGGTATTTGTGGCAATAGGCAGGGGCCCCGACACTGAAGTTATAGACAAAAACGTGGCTAAGAATGAAGCTGGTTATATTATTGCTGACGAAAAGATGCGGACAAATATTGAGGGTGTATATGTTGCAGGAGACATAAGAGATACGCCGCTGCGTCAAATTGTAACAGCAACGGCCGACGGGGCTATTGCTGCAACAAGCGCTTTTGGTTTTATCAAAAGCGGAAAGTTTAGATAA
- a CDS encoding polysaccharide deacetylase family protein, which produces MQRNNIFIKNKILIYFLVLSLGFSLLFFGFTKKLRAFAEDEQSGTIALPILMYHAVFPDGCKLVPYSIHISSLQQDLDFIIEQGYTTVLTSDLIAFVENKGALPPKPIMLTFDDGFYNILHLVLPELEKRNMRVVCSVTGIFSEKEARDDDRYGYLSFEDIARLQNSGRVEIANHSYNLHRLYRGQIGMKKIFSEQEEDYKKRFTQDVMKLQDKLKNFGVEPIALAYPYGFFEKTSDQYLKELGFKASFICFEKVNRLKRGDSLFGLSRFNRDRQTAQQILSKI; this is translated from the coding sequence ATGCAAAGAAATAACATTTTTATAAAAAATAAAATCTTAATATATTTTTTGGTTTTGTCTCTTGGTTTTTCTTTATTATTTTTTGGTTTTACAAAAAAATTAAGGGCGTTTGCTGAAGATGAGCAAAGCGGAACTATAGCGCTTCCTATTCTTATGTATCATGCGGTCTTTCCTGACGGTTGTAAGCTTGTGCCGTATTCAATACATATTTCTTCACTTCAACAAGATTTGGATTTCATCATAGAGCAAGGCTATACAACAGTGCTGACCTCTGACCTCATAGCTTTTGTTGAAAATAAAGGAGCTTTGCCTCCAAAACCTATTATGCTCACTTTTGATGATGGCTTTTATAATATACTGCATCTTGTTTTGCCGGAGCTCGAAAAAAGGAATATGAGGGTCGTTTGTTCGGTCACCGGAATTTTCAGTGAAAAAGAAGCACGCGATGATGACCGCTATGGCTATTTGAGCTTTGAAGATATAGCTAGGCTTCAAAACAGCGGCCGTGTTGAGATTGCCAATCATTCATACAATCTGCACCGTTTATACCGCGGACAAATTGGTATGAAAAAGATTTTCTCCGAGCAGGAAGAAGATTATAAAAAAAGATTTACGCAAGATGTCATGAAACTTCAGGATAAACTTAAAAATTTTGGTGTTGAACCGATTGCACTTGCTTATCCTTACGGTTTTTTTGAAAAGACAAGCGACCAATATCTTAAGGAACTTGGTTTTAAGGCCAGCTTTATCTGTTTTGAAAAAGTGAACAGGCTGAAAAGGGGCGACAGTCTTTTTGGGCTCTCGCGTTTTAACCGTGACCGTCAGACTGCTCAGCAAATTTTAAGTAAAATCTAA
- a CDS encoding uracil-DNA glycosylase gives MFYITKNWYDILKGEFDKDYFKTLQKFLKEEYNGQTIYPEAKNVFAALNLTRFNDVKVVIIGQDPYINPRQAHGLCFSVESTEPPPSLKNIYKELMDDCGCSLPKGGNLTNWAKQGVLLLNSVLTVRAGMSFSHKGKGWEEFTHKIIELLSKREDPIIFLVWGSGARKILEDIDISRHKVLFAAHPSPLSAQNGFFGCRHFSKANQILKEWNKPEIDWQIE, from the coding sequence GTGTTTTATATAACAAAAAATTGGTATGATATTTTGAAGGGTGAGTTCGACAAGGACTACTTTAAAACACTGCAAAAATTTTTGAAGGAAGAATATAATGGGCAGACAATTTATCCTGAAGCAAAAAATGTTTTTGCAGCACTTAACCTTACAAGATTTAATGACGTAAAAGTTGTTATAATCGGGCAGGACCCGTATATCAACCCCAGGCAGGCGCACGGACTTTGCTTTTCGGTTGAAAGCACCGAGCCTCCGCCGAGTTTGAAGAATATTTATAAAGAGCTTATGGATGATTGCGGCTGCAGTTTGCCAAAAGGAGGAAACCTTACTAATTGGGCAAAGCAGGGTGTGCTTTTGCTAAACAGTGTTTTGACTGTCAGAGCAGGAATGTCATTCAGTCATAAGGGCAAAGGGTGGGAAGAGTTTACTCACAAAATAATTGAGCTTTTGAGCAAGCGTGAGGACCCTATTATATTTTTGGTTTGGGGGTCGGGAGCAAGAAAAATTTTGGAGGATATTGACATAAGCCGGCACAAGGTGTTGTTTGCCGCTCACCCAAGTCCTCTGTCGGCACAAAACGGTTTTTTTGGTTGCAGGCATTTTTCAAAGGCTAATCAGATTTTGAAAGAGTGGAACAAGCCCGAGATTGATTGGCAGATAGAATAA